One genomic segment of Arachis duranensis cultivar V14167 chromosome 4, aradu.V14167.gnm2.J7QH, whole genome shotgun sequence includes these proteins:
- the LOC107482628 gene encoding N6-mAMP deaminase isoform X1 translates to MEWWVSMPKVELHAHLNGSIRDSTLLELTKALGEKGVINFSQVEHIIMKYNRSVKEVFQLFDLIRILTTDHAILTRITREVIEDFASENVVYLELRTTPKRNDAIGMTKGSYFEAVLEGLRSVTSVDVNFIPHDKEDSRTLFSPNNGSSRKRIYVRLLLSIDRRETTEAAMETVKLALEMKQFGVVGIDLSGNPLVGDWNTYLPALKFARNQGLYVSLHCGEIPNPKEIHQMLDFKPERIGHAICFEKEHWEILKSSKIPVEICLTSNIRTLTVRSIQVHHFVGLYKTKHPVVLCTDDSGVFSTCLSKEYKIAADAFVFTGLGKRESFELSRNAVELIFAERQVKEDLTKYFDSVAKTMGVYKNKIHSYEL, encoded by the exons ATGGAGTGGTGGGTGTCAATGCCAAAGGTGGAGTTGCATGCTCATCTCAATGGATCCATTAGAGACTCCACACTCCT AGAACTCACAAAGGCCTTAGGTGAAAAGGGTGTTATAAATTTCTCTCAAGTGGAGCATATCATCATGaagt ATAATCGCTCCGTTAAAGAAGTATTCCAGTTATTTGACCTCATACGCATTCTTACCACCGATCATGCTATTCTTACAAGAATCACCAGAGag gtgaTTGAAGATTTTGCGTCAGAGAATGTGGTGTACTTGGAGTTAAGAACTACtccaaag AGGAATGATGCCATAGGAATGACCAAAGGTTCCTATTTTGAGGCAGTATTAGAAGGTCTAAGGTCGGTTACTTCGGTAGATGTGAATTTTATTCCACACGATAAAGAAGATTCTAGAACTCTTTTCAGTCCTAACAATGGAAGTTCTAGAAAAAGAATATATGTTAGGCTTTTGTTGAGCATTGATCGGAGGGAGACAACGGAAGCAGCCATGGAAACCGTCAAGCTTGCACTAGAAATGAAGCAGTTTGGCGTCGTCGGAATCGACCTCTCCGGAAATCCACTTGTTGGTGACTG gaatACTTATTTGCCGGCACTAAAATTCGCTCGCAATCAAGGCCTTTATGTATCTCTTCATTGTGGCGAG ATACCGAATCCTAAGGAGATTCACCAGATGCTTGATTTTAAGCCTGAGAGAATTGGCCATGCAATTTGCTTCGAAAAGGAACACTGGGAAATCCTCAAGTCTTCCAAGATTCCG gTTGAAATCTGTCTGACGTCAAACATTAGGACATTGACGGTTCGATCAATACAAGTTCACCATTTTG TTGGTTTGTACAAGACAAAACATCCCGTAGTCCTCTGCACCGATGACTCCGGCGTGTTTTCCACCTGTCTCTCGAAGGAATATAAGATTGCTGCCGATGCATTCG TCTTTACAGGGCTGGGAAAGAGGGAATCCTTTGAATTATCAAGAAATGCTGTGGAGTTAATATTTGCAGAGAGGCAAGTTAAGGAagatttaacaaaatatttcgaTTCAGTTGCAAAAACTATGGGAGTCTATAAGAATAAAATCCATTCTTATGAATTATAG
- the LOC107482628 gene encoding N6-mAMP deaminase isoform X2: protein MEWWVSMPKVELHAHLNGSIRDSTLLELTKALGEKGVINFSQVEHIIMKYNRSVKEVFQLFDLIRILTTDHAILTRITREVIEDFASENVVYLELRTTPKRNDAIGMTKGSYFEAVLEGLRSVTSVDVNFIPHDKEDSRTLFSPNNGSSRKRIYVRLLLSIDRRETTEAAMETVKLALEMKQFGVVGIDLSGNPLVGDWNTYLPALKFARNQGLYVSLHCGEIPNPKEIHQMLDFKPERIGHAICFEKEHWEILKSSKIPVEICLTSNIRTLTVRSIQVHHFVGLYKTKHPVVLCTDDSGVFSTCLSKEYKIAADAFGLGKRESFELSRNAVELIFAERQVKEDLTKYFDSVAKTMGVYKNKIHSYEL from the exons ATGGAGTGGTGGGTGTCAATGCCAAAGGTGGAGTTGCATGCTCATCTCAATGGATCCATTAGAGACTCCACACTCCT AGAACTCACAAAGGCCTTAGGTGAAAAGGGTGTTATAAATTTCTCTCAAGTGGAGCATATCATCATGaagt ATAATCGCTCCGTTAAAGAAGTATTCCAGTTATTTGACCTCATACGCATTCTTACCACCGATCATGCTATTCTTACAAGAATCACCAGAGag gtgaTTGAAGATTTTGCGTCAGAGAATGTGGTGTACTTGGAGTTAAGAACTACtccaaag AGGAATGATGCCATAGGAATGACCAAAGGTTCCTATTTTGAGGCAGTATTAGAAGGTCTAAGGTCGGTTACTTCGGTAGATGTGAATTTTATTCCACACGATAAAGAAGATTCTAGAACTCTTTTCAGTCCTAACAATGGAAGTTCTAGAAAAAGAATATATGTTAGGCTTTTGTTGAGCATTGATCGGAGGGAGACAACGGAAGCAGCCATGGAAACCGTCAAGCTTGCACTAGAAATGAAGCAGTTTGGCGTCGTCGGAATCGACCTCTCCGGAAATCCACTTGTTGGTGACTG gaatACTTATTTGCCGGCACTAAAATTCGCTCGCAATCAAGGCCTTTATGTATCTCTTCATTGTGGCGAG ATACCGAATCCTAAGGAGATTCACCAGATGCTTGATTTTAAGCCTGAGAGAATTGGCCATGCAATTTGCTTCGAAAAGGAACACTGGGAAATCCTCAAGTCTTCCAAGATTCCG gTTGAAATCTGTCTGACGTCAAACATTAGGACATTGACGGTTCGATCAATACAAGTTCACCATTTTG TTGGTTTGTACAAGACAAAACATCCCGTAGTCCTCTGCACCGATGACTCCGGCGTGTTTTCCACCTGTCTCTCGAAGGAATATAAGATTGCTGCCGATGCATTCG GGCTGGGAAAGAGGGAATCCTTTGAATTATCAAGAAATGCTGTGGAGTTAATATTTGCAGAGAGGCAAGTTAAGGAagatttaacaaaatatttcgaTTCAGTTGCAAAAACTATGGGAGTCTATAAGAATAAAATCCATTCTTATGAATTATAG
- the LOC107482628 gene encoding N6-mAMP deaminase isoform X3 — protein MLISMDPLETPHSCIELTKALGEKGVINFSQVEHIIMKYNRSVKEVFQLFDLIRILTTDHAILTRITREVIEDFASENVVYLELRTTPKRNDAIGMTKGSYFEAVLEGLRSVTSVDVNFIPHDKEDSRTLFSPNNGSSRKRIYVRLLLSIDRRETTEAAMETVKLALEMKQFGVVGIDLSGNPLVGDWNTYLPALKFARNQGLYVSLHCGEIPNPKEIHQMLDFKPERIGHAICFEKEHWEILKSSKIPVEICLTSNIRTLTVRSIQVHHFVGLYKTKHPVVLCTDDSGVFSTCLSKEYKIAADAFVFTGLGKRESFELSRNAVELIFAERQVKEDLTKYFDSVAKTMGVYKNKIHSYEL, from the exons ATGCTCATCTCAATGGATCCATTAGAGACTCCACACTCCTGTAT AGAACTCACAAAGGCCTTAGGTGAAAAGGGTGTTATAAATTTCTCTCAAGTGGAGCATATCATCATGaagt ATAATCGCTCCGTTAAAGAAGTATTCCAGTTATTTGACCTCATACGCATTCTTACCACCGATCATGCTATTCTTACAAGAATCACCAGAGag gtgaTTGAAGATTTTGCGTCAGAGAATGTGGTGTACTTGGAGTTAAGAACTACtccaaag AGGAATGATGCCATAGGAATGACCAAAGGTTCCTATTTTGAGGCAGTATTAGAAGGTCTAAGGTCGGTTACTTCGGTAGATGTGAATTTTATTCCACACGATAAAGAAGATTCTAGAACTCTTTTCAGTCCTAACAATGGAAGTTCTAGAAAAAGAATATATGTTAGGCTTTTGTTGAGCATTGATCGGAGGGAGACAACGGAAGCAGCCATGGAAACCGTCAAGCTTGCACTAGAAATGAAGCAGTTTGGCGTCGTCGGAATCGACCTCTCCGGAAATCCACTTGTTGGTGACTG gaatACTTATTTGCCGGCACTAAAATTCGCTCGCAATCAAGGCCTTTATGTATCTCTTCATTGTGGCGAG ATACCGAATCCTAAGGAGATTCACCAGATGCTTGATTTTAAGCCTGAGAGAATTGGCCATGCAATTTGCTTCGAAAAGGAACACTGGGAAATCCTCAAGTCTTCCAAGATTCCG gTTGAAATCTGTCTGACGTCAAACATTAGGACATTGACGGTTCGATCAATACAAGTTCACCATTTTG TTGGTTTGTACAAGACAAAACATCCCGTAGTCCTCTGCACCGATGACTCCGGCGTGTTTTCCACCTGTCTCTCGAAGGAATATAAGATTGCTGCCGATGCATTCG TCTTTACAGGGCTGGGAAAGAGGGAATCCTTTGAATTATCAAGAAATGCTGTGGAGTTAATATTTGCAGAGAGGCAAGTTAAGGAagatttaacaaaatatttcgaTTCAGTTGCAAAAACTATGGGAGTCTATAAGAATAAAATCCATTCTTATGAATTATAG